The genome window ATACGAGTTCAGTTCGTAGTTGAAGCAACACTGAAAATCTGTTTAAAATGATCTCGTGCTTTTATGGGAGGATTTTTATGGATTCATTCGATGATTTTGAATTTAAGCCTATTACTGAAGGACTAGGTTTCCATAAGAAAACTTCTGGGAAAAACAAAAAAAACTCTGAACCACTTCCTGCTTTGGAATCAAAATTTTCATCCACTTTAGATGGTTTAAATTCAAATTCATTAAAATTTGATACCCCACTTTTTAGTGATCTCAAAGCTCAGACTCCGAAGATGGAAAGACTGGATAATCCTTCGCTCGAGAAAAAAATAGAATTGCCAGAGCTCACTCTGGCAGCAGCTCCTTCTTCGCCAAGTTTATTCTCTAAACCTCTGCCGAGAACAGAAAAAGATATCGAGAAAAAACCCCTCACTTCACCATCACCAGCAATTCCCAAATTCAATCCTAGATTTGGGAAACCACTTTCTAATCCTTCAATTAGTGATTCTAAAATTCAAGACTCCGGATTATTGTCTGTGCTCGAAGGAAAAAGTCTAAATGCTCCGACTATGACCAGTGCTTCAGAAATATCTAAGGCACAAATTAAACCAAATAAAGTGGATGCTACATTAGAAATTAAATACATCGAGACAGCGCCTTCGCCACTGTCGCTCTTCTTAGATTTAACGGTGATAGCAGGTCTTTCAATTCTCTTTATGCTGGGACTGGTGGTAGCAACAGGACTTGATCTGGTTCCGATTTTGACTAATGCAGGATCAGACACGGGCACTCAAATTGGCGTGGTACTTTTGGCTTACTCGGTTTCACAACTTTATCTCATTCTAGCTCGATCATTCTTTGGTCAAACTCTTGGTGAATGGTCGATGGACACGCAATTGGGTAAGTCTTCAGATCAAGAAAAAATTTCTTACGCGTTTAAGCTTATTGCTAGAACATTGATTTTAACTGCAACAGGTTTTATTGTTCTTCCATTGATCTCAATGATTCTAAATAAAGATCTAGCAGGAAGAGCTGCAGACTTAAAACTGTACCGAAGATAATGGGCCAATTTTTAAATCAGTCTCAACTTAAAAACAAAATAGAAGAAATACGTTTAGCAAAAAATGGTGAAGCTAAGAAAGTTGTTTTTACCAATGGCTGTTTTGATATTTTGCATGTGGGTCACGTGAAGTATCTCCAGGAAGCTAAAGCACAAGGAGACATCCTCGTGGTAGGTATCAATGCCGATGCCAGTGTAAGAAAGCTAAAAGGTGAAGAGCGTCCGATCCAAAATGAACAAGATCGCGGCGAGGTGCTGAGCGCTTTGGCTTGTGTAGACTACGTGGCAATCTTTGAAGAAGATACTCCCGAGAAATTAATCAAGCTTCTAAAGCCCGATGTGCTTGTTAAAGGCGGCGACTGGAAAGTGGATCAAATCGTCGGAAGTGATTTCGTTATGTCTTATGGTGGAAAAGTTAAATCTCTACAATTCGTAAAAGGTAAATCAACCACAAATATCGTATCGAAGATTTTAAAACTCTAGTACCTAAAGCCAAGCTTCAAAGAATAAGTCGGCTGTACGTGGTAATCCATTTGGCCTGTTAGAAATACGCTTTCGTATCTGAATCCAACGCCTGCTAAATAATGAGCCTCAGTGATTTTGTGTTCTTCGTTCACGCCAGTATCAGTGATGCCCTCTGCACCGCCACCAGAAAATTCTCCGCTGGACTGGAGTTGTCCGACTCCACCATAAAAATAAATATTTTGTGCAGTGATTCCCGCAACGAGATCATAACCAAAATTCTTAGTGATCAACTGGTTATTGATATTTGCACTGCCTGCGCTCACGTTGATTGCAAAGCTGACGGGAAGATAAGCCATTTGATAAAAGCCCCAACGAATAATTCCACCGTACTCAGATATCCCAGTGCCTTCAGAAGAAGGAATGAAGTGGACAAACAAATCCACATTTTTGTAAACACCTTTGCCAACGGAAATAATAGGATAAGAAAATAAATCTTGTTCAGCAACTGTGTCGCCAAGAGTTGATAGATCGCTCACAGGAATAGAATCAACCTGAATCCCGGCCTCAAATCCCGCAAAGCCTCCAAGAGGATATGGGTCCGTTAGAATTTTGCTACTTGTTCCTGGGCCGAGAATTTCTAAAACTTTGATTCGATCGTCTGATGATAAATTTGTAGGGATTTCAACTTTTGCAAAAAGCCTGAGCGGAAGTAGAGCTAGCAATAAGAGGATCAAGGCGCTGTTCATCCTCCTATACTGCCTCTAAAAGGGCGGTCTAATCAACCGAGAAATTGAAGTAATGTATTGCGTGCCGTATTGAAACTTGCGATCACTGATCCATCAAGGTCGGATTCAAGAGCTGTCTCAATCACATTGAGTGATACTGCTAACAATATTCTAAATCTATTCAAGTGCTCTTCTGTATAAGCGGCCTGTTCACCCGATTGTGCTTGAAGAATTGCAGTAGTAATATCCTTGATCAGATTTGCAGAAAGAATTTTCAGTTCATTGTTTGAGCTTTTCAGAGTTCCATTCAACATGCTCAAGTGAACTGTTTGTTTGTATGTTTTAAGAGTTTCTTCCGCTGCAGTTCTGACTTCACCTGAAGTGTCGTTAATGTGTTTAGCGTACGTTTCTAGGTTCTTTGCTGATGGATAAAGGGCCAAGGCTTTAAATCCCAAAATATTCAATTTGCTGTCTTCAGCCGTAATCAGCATTTCAGCTACGATGTAATAAGTTGCTTCAGTGGCAGTGCCTTTGTTCAGAGCTTCCACGATTGGAGTCAGGCTATTCTTTTGTGTCACTTGAGCGAATAATTCTTGTGGAGTTAATTGCTTTTTTTCTTCCTCTTCTTCGCTCGGAGTTCTCTCTTGTGGTTTTGGTTGAGTATAATAATTATTAGCTACGTAAGAATCGTTGTATGAATCTGAAGAGTCGTTATCAAAATGACTTCTTTTCTTGCTAGATTTTTTTGCAACTTTACTTTTCTTCTTTTTCTTTTCGGCTAATTTTTTTGCTTTTTTCTTATCAGTTGCTTTCTTGGCTGCAACGGCTTGAACATTTCCTCTTGTGTTTGGTGGACTTGTAAAAGCATGGCCTCCTGCTTGTGCAGATTGAGCTGTTTCGTTCTTTTCCCATTTTCCAGTGTAGGCGAATTTTAATTTTTCAATATTTTGCTTTGGCGCGATTTGGTTTTCAAATTTGCGTTCAGCAATTTGTTCTTTGTTTCTCTCGGCAAATAATTGTTCCTGTGGACCGCCTTCTTTTTCGGTTTTGTAGAAGTTGATTCCAACAAACGCGAGAATCAACAGCACAGCGGATACCTTTCCTAAAGATTTACCTAGATATGTATTGTTCTTTTTCATAAACTTTTCCTCTGCCCATATACAAAGCAAGAACCTAGGCACAGCTAAGCATTTGAAATTAAAAGGAAATTTGTAATTGGCAAAAGGCCTTATCGTCTAAACATTTGACAACTGGGGGGTAAATCCTAAAAAATCAATAAAGATCAATAATTTACGAATCAAAAGTGGGTTTTTAGTGGCTGACAAAATTGGGTCTCTCTTAAAGCAATTAGGAAGAGGGAAAAACAAATCGGATTTTAAGGCTTTTGCTAAGCTTTTAAGTGAGATAGATGAGCTAGGCCCGAAAGCACTAAAGTACAAAGAACTTTTAAACCCGAAACATCTTTCATTGCGAGTTGGAATCACGGGTCCACCAGGAGCAGGGAAGTCCACGCTCATATCGGAAATGATACAACACTTCGGCAACAATGATTTGAAAATTGGAGTTCTTGCCGTAGATCCGAGCAGCCCATTCTCGAATGGTGCCTTGCTCGGAGATCGTATTCGTTATCATGAGGCTCTCGCGAATAAAAATGTTTTTGTTAGGTCGATTGGTTCGAGAGGAAGTCCGGGCGGATTGAGTGCCTCCTCTTACCTGATGCTTAGAGCTTTTGATGTTTATGAATTTGATGTGGTGCTGATTGAGACTGTAGGTGTCGGTCAAACGGAATTAGAGATCATGAATGTTGCAGATATAACAACGGTAGTGTTGGTTCCAGAAAGTGGTGATGGAATTCAAATGATGAAGGCGGGTCTGATGGAAATCGCCGATATTTTTGTCGTAAATAAATCCGATCGCCCGGGAGCTGAAAGCCTTAAGGAAGAATTAAAGCAAGAGATGCATTTCCAAGATAGATCCGGCGAAGAGGGAGATTCAAAAGTTGAAATTTTCTCAACAATTGCTACTCAGAAAAAAGGCGTTGAAGAACTTTGTAATTTTCTAATGATCAATTTGCGAAATGACGAATTAAAATTAAAGAGATTCTCTCCAGAAAAGCTAAAGGCCGAAGCAAAATCATTACTACGAGCAGATTTCGAAAAAAAAATCTCTGGAAAAATCACTAAGGTAAAAGTACCTTCGGACCTCAATAAACTATTTTAAAGTAGAGTCTCAAGAATATTTTTACCTTACCCATGCTGTCGATATTTGAATTTATTATGAGCTTGGCATAATACCTGGAGGTTTTCAGGTTGATTGCTACCATTCTTACTTACAGACTTGATATGATCAACTTGTAGGAAATGATTCTGATTGCAACCGGGATACTGACATTTGTAATTGGCTTTTTGAAGTAGGTGGTTCTTGAGTGAAATCTTAATTTGTCTTGGGTTTTGAGACTTGGATGGGCTGTTATTTGTTTTACTGTATTTCGTGAGTTCTTGATCTACTAATAAATTGATAAGAGTTTTTACATCTGTAGTTTGATGAGATTTTAGAGCCTTTAATTTTTCTAATTTTTTATATTCTTCCTCTGAAAGATCCAAAGTTAAACGAATGGTACTTCCATTGACATACCTCTTCGCAGGCCCTGGACTTTTTAATTCTAGAGGCATTTCGCGAGCCAAAATCTTATCAACTTCAAAAGATGGTTTATTCTCTAATTCTAGTAGCAACTCTCTTTTTTCAGAGATTGTTTTTGTATTTAGGACTTTATTAGCACGAGCAAGTGTTGTTAAGGATAAAGAACCCTCATCTAGCTTTTGTTTTATTTCAGGAATAGCTTCACAGATTTTAAGTGCTGCTTTTCTCTGGTAAGCTAAAGACTCTGAATATCCTAATCCTTTCACAAGATACTCAAATAAATTTGAATAACCCCATTCTAGATAAGATCTATTATTTTCGATAGCTTGTAAAAGATCTAAGACTTTAGATGTAATTCTTCTTTCAAGCTTTACCAGTTTCAAAAGCCTTTCGTGAAGAACCAAGGCATTGTTTTGTGTTTCCATAACTCACTCCCTTTTAAAAAGTATCAAAGTTGCAAACTGCAAGAACAACTTACCATAGGTATTAAAGATGGATTTTCAGATAGCGTCTAAATAGAAAATAAAACGCAATTGTACGCGCTTAATTACTCTCAGAAAGAAAGAAGAGATTAAAATTGAAAAAATAATATTCTTAGAATTTGCAAACAAACTTACGCCTGTTTAAACACAGGAAATGATCGTCAAATAAATTCGATAATAAATTAAAAAATATTTTTGAATAACGCAATTGCGACACATAAAGGTGCAGGGCACCTTTTGGGTGTTGACGCAATGACAGTACGAAAAACTAAGGGGTACCTTTTAATAAAAATATTTAATTTCATTTAGCAGCTGCAAAACACAAGAGGCTGTCGTCTTTACGTGTTTCAAAAAAAAGTGAAAAATCAATTGGATCTAGATAAAATATTTTAGTGACCGCAGCCTATTTTAAACAGTGATTCTTGTTTTTTTTCATTACAGTCTACGCAAACTGAACCTTCAGCTTCTGCAATTTTTAAGGCTTCTTCTACGTTGATTTCAAGCACCGAATATTTTTTCGTTAAATTATCTAGTTTCAAAGCGTAAAGTAAACCATTTTCTCCAAAATGAGGGTAGTAGATATTGTCTGAGCCAAAAGACAGCTTGTGAATTTTTTTTGATTTTAAGTCCATAACAAAAATTTGTTGATTAAGGTTTGTGCTAATTAATTTTCCTTTATCATCAAATGATTTTAATTGTTCAGCGGCAACTCCAGATACTTCATTTATTTTTCCAGCAGAATCGGAACTGGCATGAAAGGCTGCATATTTATTTTGATAATCAAAATCCATTTTTCCAACCATAAAGTTCAATTTAAACTTTGCCTTGCAAGTGCCATCATCTGCTAGATCATACAATACGGTTTTTTTGTGTCTAAATTCCATGCAGAAATAATTTTTCCATCTTTTGAAAGCATTGGTAATTTATTATCTAAATCTTTGCAGTGTTTAATAACTTTACCTAGAGGCTTTATTTGACCATTTTTTAATAAATAGTCTCTCATAAATCCGTAATAAGTAATTATTCTAATTTTACTTTCTTCTTTTTTTCTATTTAAAAAACCTACGGATTGATAGTAACCATACAGTTCTTTATCTTCAAAAATTGGTTTTGAGATATTCATATTTTGATATGTTTTTTGATTGTAAAAACACATGCTCAGATAAGGAGCTTTGTCGGGTGAGGACTTACCGTTGCAATGAGGAATAGTTAATAAATCATGACCTGATACGGGATAGGGTTCAAAGGTTTCACCTTTAGTAAGGCATTTTCCCGTATCTAAAGATATTGTGCAGTCTCCACTTAAAAATATTTTCCTGCTATTAGTATCTACTCGAATAAAGTAAGTCGGCGTTACTTCTAAAGGAATTTCTCTCTTTAGTCCCGATATGCCAGGTGGGCATGGAACGTATGAGAAAGATTTTTTCGTCGTAATCGAACTTAAGATAAAGCAAAAAATTATTAATTTTTTATTCACGGAAATACCTGTTTAATCTTTCAGTGAATTTTTCCGGAGCGTCATATCCTGGATTAAATCCCCCTTCTAATTTGCCATTTTTATAAAAAATATAAGAGGGATAATGTTGAGTAGAGTCTCGGCTGATAATATCTTTTGAGTCGAGTTTAGCATATTTACTTAGATCGATATTTAGCATATTTTTATTTGTAGTCGCCATAGGATCTACCAACACTAAAAAAGGTAACTTTTGCGTAGCCGCTATTTTTTCATATTCTTCAAGACCTTTTAATGAGAGATACATATGAGGAGAAACGATATAGATTATACCCTTTGGATTTTTCGATAGGTAAGCATTCAAATCTGCATCAGTAAAATTATTTTGTTTTGCTGTTAAAAAGCTAGGAAATAGCCATAAAATACATAATGCCATTTTTAGTAAGTTCATTATCTCGAGCCTATTTTGAATTTAGAGAACATATCTCTATGAATTTCCATTACGGTGTTCACGATGTCTTGTTGTTCGCTGGGTGAGAGTTGAGAGAATTCAACGCCGATTTTTTTAAGGCCGCTGCCTTGGGATCCGACGGCGATCACATGTCTTGTCATAGCTGTGAATTTCTTTTTGAATTTTCCGCCGATTTCGATTTCGCCTTCGAGTTGTTGGCCACCAGACAATTGGAACTGGCTGTTGGGTGGAATTTCAAAAGAAAATCCTCCGCCACTTAAATCAAAGAGAGGAAATTTTTGTTTCACCGCTTTATCATCCACTTGAGATAAACTCACTTTTGCAGAGTATTCTCCAGGAATCTGCACGCGAAAAGAATTTCTTCTTTGAAGTTTGAAAAGAGCGGGTTCCAAACTCATTTTGTAGTGGCCACTAAAGTCATGATGTACAAATATGGTCTTCATAAAATATTTTTCTGGACCCACTTGGAATGTAACGATGACTTCTTGATTCAGTGGAACTTGCCCTTGGGTCACCACGATCATGTGTGAATCAATGATTTCTTTTGCAACGATTGCAATAATTTTTTTTCCAGGTAATTGGCCTTCAAATTTAACTTTTGATTGCGTGAGAAGAATGAAAGCGCGCTCGCGTTCTTTTCTTGTTCCCACTTTTTGGAAAAATGACTGACTCTGTTCCATCACTCATATTTTCGGTATATTAAGAGAATATTTGTAGGTCCAGTCTAGCTATTTAGGATTCATAATTTAAATATAAGAACCAATCCTCGGGTGCATTTTTTTGATTCACTTCAAACTTAATGGCGGGCAGCCACCTCGGTTCGTCGGGGACTTTGAGGAGAGGCATACTGGCTTGCGATGGCGTACGATTGCCTTTTTTCTGATTACATTCTCTACAGGCTGTCACAATGTTGGTCCAAATTTTCAATCCACCTTGAGCAACAGGGTGAACATGATCCAAAGTGAGATCACGGGTAGGGAATTTATCAGTGCAATACTGACAAACATAATCATCTCTAATGTATATATTTTCTCGGCAGAATCTAATTTTAGTAGATTCAGTGGATCTAACATATTTTTTTAGGCGTATGACGCTTGGGAGAGGAAATTTATCTCTTATGCTTCTTGCAAACGATTGGTGGTGAGCAAGAACTTCAACTTTATCCTGAAACCACAATATAAGAGCTTTTTGCCAGTTGACGAGTTTTAACGGTTCGTAGCTTGAATTCAGCATCAAGGCTTTGACATTTATCTCGTTGAAGGCGACACCCCGCTTGTTATTGCCAAGTTGTTGTGACTACACATCCTTATATAATCATAAGTAGTTATCAGTGCATTGTCGATCCAAAACTTTTTGGGGTCTAAGCCCAGCTCAACGGATTGGTTCTGGATGATTTCCTTATATATAGTGATAGATGGGGAGAGCACTCCCTGTATTACATCGAAATTTAGCTTATCATTTTGAGACATAATTTCCGCCATCCTCAATATAAATCCCGCAACATAATATTTTTCGGTATCTTTACTTGAAAAATTTAATCTTTTGAAAATTGTTTAAAATATTTTCGATTCTCATAAAGAGCGAATCAAACTGAGAAACCGTATTTTAGCGAAACAAAACTAGACCTTTTTCGATTCAGAGTGAGTCGTTTTAGAAATTTTCTTTTGGTTATTTTCAATTCAAAATGAGAATCGAAAACTAGACTCGACCTTGGTCCTAAAGTTTTCAGGACCAAGGTCGATAAGTTTGTTGTAAGTAAGTTGGAGCAAGTAATTGCATCTACAGTAAGCGTAAAGGCGGACCAATCACCCGCCTAACGCTGAAGCCAGAGATGCCTCCAATACAAAAAGTTAGTGAACTAAATAACAACGCCATTCGCTCGGAATGTCGGTTGATGTGAGTATGACAGCAGTAGATGTCAGCCCTTTAACTGAGCCTATGGCAAACAGTACGTTGGAGGTATCTTATGGGCTTAAGAATTAATACAAACTTAGCCTCGATCAATGCTCAAAGACAATTAGGCAAACAACAAGTTCGTGGTCAACACGCTCTTGCAGCCTTATCGTCAGGTTCTAGAATTGTAAACGCATCAGACGATGCAGCAGGTTTAGCTATCTCAGAAAACCTGAAATCGCAAACCCGTGGATTAGCTGTTGCTCGTAACAACGCTTTCAACGCTGGATCAATGATTCAGGTGTCTGAAGGTGGATTGAACGAAATCAGTAACATCTTAACTCGTTTAAGAGAATTAGGTGTGCAATCTGCTTCGGATAACGTATCAGATACAGAGCGCGGATTCTTGGATCTTGAAGCTCAACAATTAATTTCTGAAGGTGATAGAATCGCGAAGACTACGCGCTTCGGTAACAAACAATTATTAGATGGAACAGAATCAGATATGGAATTCCATGTGGGTCCATTCGCTGGTGAAGAGAACATCATTAAGTATAACCTTTCAGCTGATGCTACTGGTAGCGGATTAGGTTACGATGGTATCTCGGTATCAGATAAAGGTTCTGCTCGGGATACTCTTGCAACTGTAGATGAAGCAATTGTGAAATTGAGCTCGATGAGAGCGGACTTCGGTGCGGTTCAAAGTAGATTGAATACAACAACTTCTAACTTAGATATTCAATACGAAAACTTAAGTGCTGCGAATTCTCGTCTCAGAGATGCAGACGTTGCCTTCGAATCAGCAGAACTTGCATCTTCGCAAGTGTTGCAGCAGGCATCAATCGGAGTGTTAGCTCAGGCCAACCAACAAGGTGCTCAAGCTTTAAGACTCTTAGCTTAATCATAATTTAGCTTGTCATAATTTATAATGAAATTAGTTTTTACAAGTGTGTTGAAGTCTGATCCGAAAGGGTCAGACTTGTCTTAAGCCCGCCATGGGAGGTCTCACCGGCTTCCCATGGCCTTTTTCTTTTAAATTAATTTTTTCCAAATATCTTCTCTGAATCCCACAGTTCCAGATCTTTTTGTAAGTAAAAATGGGCGCTTGATAAGCTTTCCGTTTTTAGAGAGCAACTTGATAGCTTCGTCTTCTGTCATTCCGGCCTTGATCTTTTCTGATATTTTTAGTTCTCTGTATTGTAAGCCGGATGTGTTGAATAGATTTTTAAATGTACCACCAGCTTCTTCTAAATATCTCAACATCTTTTTCAATTCAGTGATTGTAGGCGGTTGATCTACGATTGGGATCTTCTCGTAGCTTACGTTTTTCTTATCCAAATACTTAAGTGCTTTTACGCAAGTACTGCATGCCTTATATTCATATATCTTCATCTTTATCTCCCGCAATGTTTATATTCTTCATAGATTTCGTAATCGTAATCTGTGCAATACACACGTGCGACACATTTGTGATTTTGCTTTCGTACATCTGGGGCATACGTGATGTCGTAGTAGAAGTGTGTTGCGTATTTGCCATTACCCGTGATCACATGTCGAAACTTATAAACTTTTTGGTTACCTTTGTTGTATTTCTTTCTGATGAGCTCTACACACTCTTCTTTTGCTTTAAGTGTGGTGCCGCCGTAAAACGCATAGGCAGACGACGTTAATAAATTAATTGCTAATATAAGATGTAACATTTTACTCCCAAAACTATCCCTCAAACTCAGGTCTCCTTATATAAGATATTGGTTATATGAACAATTTGAAGGTGACTATATTGTATGAATGTAAAAATTCTGGGGCAAAAGTTACATCTATTAAAGTCCTAGTAATGAAAGTCTGTGCAGACCTTCCTCTATCCCGACCAAATTCCATCAAAAACCCACGACTTTAGCTTGAATTTCCAAACCAAAGTCTAGTTTCAGACAGACTATGGTCTAGTTTTACTGGATCAAGCTTTAGCCCAGCAAGACCTCGCCGAAAGGTTACTTGTGAGTCAAGCATGTAAGAATTGTTTGGCTGGTCAAAGCAGAGTGATTGCTGCTTGGATCATCAGAAGGCCCTCCAGTATCTCTCCTTCTTGGCTCCAACTTACTTAACAAAAGGCAATGGAATTTGCCGTTACGACCGGGCGGACATGGGTTAGAGCCGCTCGGTCGTAAGAGAAAGATTCTCGTAAAACAATGGAGGTCCATAATGGGCTTAAGAATTAGTACAAATCTACCATCGATCAACGCGCAAAAATCACTTGGAGATACTCAAAAAGTAATCTCAAAGAGTTATGCTCAATTAGCAAGTGGTTCTAGAATTAACCAAGCAGCAGACGACGCTGC of Bdellovibrionota bacterium contains these proteins:
- a CDS encoding RDD family protein, producing MDSFDDFEFKPITEGLGFHKKTSGKNKKNSEPLPALESKFSSTLDGLNSNSLKFDTPLFSDLKAQTPKMERLDNPSLEKKIELPELTLAAAPSSPSLFSKPLPRTEKDIEKKPLTSPSPAIPKFNPRFGKPLSNPSISDSKIQDSGLLSVLEGKSLNAPTMTSASEISKAQIKPNKVDATLEIKYIETAPSPLSLFLDLTVIAGLSILFMLGLVVATGLDLVPILTNAGSDTGTQIGVVLLAYSVSQLYLILARSFFGQTLGEWSMDTQLGKSSDQEKISYAFKLIARTLILTATGFIVLPLISMILNKDLAGRAADLKLYRR
- a CDS encoding DUF6588 family protein; this encodes MILLLLALLPLRLFAKVEIPTNLSSDDRIKVLEILGPGTSSKILTDPYPLGGFAGFEAGIQVDSIPVSDLSTLGDTVAEQDLFSYPIISVGKGVYKNVDLFVHFIPSSEGTGISEYGGIIRWGFYQMAYLPVSFAINVSAGSANINNQLITKNFGYDLVAGITAQNIYFYGGVGQLQSSGEFSGGGAEGITDTGVNEEHKITEAHYLAGVGFRYESVFLTGQMDYHVQPTYSLKLGFRY
- a CDS encoding GTP-binding protein, producing the protein MADKIGSLLKQLGRGKNKSDFKAFAKLLSEIDELGPKALKYKELLNPKHLSLRVGITGPPGAGKSTLISEMIQHFGNNDLKIGVLAVDPSSPFSNGALLGDRIRYHEALANKNVFVRSIGSRGSPGGLSASSYLMLRAFDVYEFDVVLIETVGVGQTELEIMNVADITTVVLVPESGDGIQMMKAGLMEIADIFVVNKSDRPGAESLKEELKQEMHFQDRSGEEGDSKVEIFSTIATQKKGVEELCNFLMINLRNDELKLKRFSPEKLKAEAKSLLRADFEKKISGKITKVKVPSDLNKLF
- a CDS encoding HNH endonuclease signature motif containing protein: METQNNALVLHERLLKLVKLERRITSKVLDLLQAIENNRSYLEWGYSNLFEYLVKGLGYSESLAYQRKAALKICEAIPEIKQKLDEGSLSLTTLARANKVLNTKTISEKRELLLELENKPSFEVDKILAREMPLELKSPGPAKRYVNGSTIRLTLDLSEEEYKKLEKLKALKSHQTTDVKTLINLLVDQELTKYSKTNNSPSKSQNPRQIKISLKNHLLQKANYKCQYPGCNQNHFLQVDHIKSVSKNGSNQPENLQVLCQAHNKFKYRQHG
- a CDS encoding PilZ domain-containing protein codes for the protein MEQSQSFFQKVGTRKERERAFILLTQSKVKFEGQLPGKKIIAIVAKEIIDSHMIVVTQGQVPLNQEVIVTFQVGPEKYFMKTIFVHHDFSGHYKMSLEPALFKLQRRNSFRVQIPGEYSAKVSLSQVDDKAVKQKFPLFDLSGGGFSFEIPPNSQFQLSGGQQLEGEIEIGGKFKKKFTAMTRHVIAVGSQGSGLKKIGVEFSQLSPSEQQDIVNTVMEIHRDMFSKFKIGSR
- a CDS encoding HNH endonuclease; this encodes MLNSSYEPLKLVNWQKALILWFQDKVEVLAHHQSFARSIRDKFPLPSVIRLKKYVRSTESTKIRFCRENIYIRDDYVCQYCTDKFPTRDLTLDHVHPVAQGGLKIWTNIVTACRECNQKKGNRTPSQASMPLLKVPDEPRWLPAIKFEVNQKNAPEDWFLYLNYES
- a CDS encoding flagellin, with the translated sequence MGLRINTNLASINAQRQLGKQQVRGQHALAALSSGSRIVNASDDAAGLAISENLKSQTRGLAVARNNAFNAGSMIQVSEGGLNEISNILTRLRELGVQSASDNVSDTERGFLDLEAQQLISEGDRIAKTTRFGNKQLLDGTESDMEFHVGPFAGEENIIKYNLSADATGSGLGYDGISVSDKGSARDTLATVDEAIVKLSSMRADFGAVQSRLNTTTSNLDIQYENLSAANSRLRDADVAFESAELASSQVLQQASIGVLAQANQQGAQALRLLA
- a CDS encoding Spx/MgsR family RNA polymerase-binding regulatory protein, translated to MKMKIYEYKACSTCVKALKYLDKKNVSYEKIPIVDQPPTITELKKMLRYLEEAGGTFKNLFNTSGLQYRELKISEKIKAGMTEDEAIKLLSKNGKLIKRPFLLTKRSGTVGFREDIWKKLI